The Amycolatopsis viridis genome window below encodes:
- the uvrB gene encoding excinuclease ABC subunit UvrB, translated as MAFATEHPVLAQSEFRPVSDIPRADGRFKVVSEYQPAGDQPAAIDELAERLTRGEKDVVLLGATGTGKSATTAWLIERVQRPTLVMAPNKTLAAQLANELRELFPHNAVEYFVSYYDYYQPEAYVPQTDTYIEKDSSINDDVERLRHSATMNLLSRRDVIVVASVSCIYGLGTPQSYLDRSARLSVGMEVERDTFLRALVDVQYTRNDLAFSRGTFRVRGDTVEIIPAYEELAVRVEFFGDEVDKLYYLHPLTGEIVREVDEVRIFPATHYVAGPERMEKAIRGIEEELADQLARLEKQGKLLEAQRLRMRTSYDIEMMRQVGFCSGIENYSRHIDGRPPGSAPATLIDYFPEDFLLVIDESHVTVPQIGGMYEGDASRKRTLVEHGFRLPSALDNRPLTWEEFTDRIGQTVYLSATPGPYELGQTGGEFVEQVIRPTGLVDPEVVVKPTEGQIDDLVHEIRVRAERDERVLVTTLTKKMAEDLTDYLLELGIRVRYLHSEVDTLRRVELLRQLRSGDFDVLIGINLLREGLDLPEVSLVAILDADKEGFLRSGTSLIQTIGRAARNVSGEVHMYADKITDSMRYAIDETNRRREKQIAYNEERGLDPQPLRKKIADILDRVYTEAEDSEQAVQVGGSGRNASRGKKPEQGGRSSGVLVDRDVAGMPRAELADLIQQMTDQMMQAARDLQFELAARLRDEIADLKKELRGMDAAGLK; from the coding sequence GTGGCTTTCGCAACCGAACACCCCGTGCTCGCCCAGTCCGAGTTCCGGCCCGTCTCCGACATCCCGCGCGCGGACGGCCGGTTCAAGGTCGTCAGCGAGTACCAGCCCGCTGGTGACCAGCCGGCGGCCATCGACGAGCTCGCCGAGCGCCTCACGCGCGGCGAGAAGGACGTCGTGCTGCTGGGCGCCACCGGTACGGGCAAATCGGCGACCACCGCGTGGCTGATCGAGCGGGTCCAGCGGCCCACCCTGGTCATGGCGCCGAACAAGACGCTCGCCGCCCAGCTGGCCAACGAGCTGCGTGAGCTGTTCCCGCACAACGCGGTCGAGTACTTCGTCAGCTACTACGACTACTACCAGCCGGAAGCCTACGTCCCGCAGACCGACACCTACATCGAGAAGGACTCGTCGATCAACGACGACGTCGAGCGGCTCCGGCACTCCGCCACGATGAACCTGCTGTCCCGGCGCGACGTCATCGTGGTCGCGTCGGTGTCCTGCATCTACGGCCTGGGCACACCGCAGTCCTACCTCGACCGCTCCGCCCGGCTCTCGGTCGGGATGGAGGTCGAGCGCGACACGTTCCTGCGGGCCCTGGTCGACGTGCAGTACACCCGCAACGACCTGGCGTTCTCGCGCGGCACGTTCCGGGTCCGGGGCGACACGGTCGAGATCATCCCCGCGTACGAGGAGCTGGCCGTGCGGGTCGAGTTCTTCGGCGACGAGGTCGACAAGCTGTACTACCTGCACCCGCTCACCGGCGAGATCGTGCGCGAGGTCGACGAGGTGCGCATCTTCCCGGCCACCCACTACGTGGCGGGGCCGGAGCGCATGGAGAAGGCGATCCGCGGCATCGAGGAGGAGCTGGCCGACCAGCTGGCCCGCCTGGAGAAGCAGGGCAAGCTGCTGGAGGCCCAGCGGCTGCGCATGCGCACCAGCTACGACATCGAGATGATGCGCCAGGTCGGGTTCTGCTCCGGCATCGAGAACTACTCGCGGCACATCGACGGCCGCCCGCCGGGGTCGGCGCCGGCCACCCTGATCGACTACTTCCCCGAGGACTTCCTGCTGGTCATCGACGAGTCGCACGTGACGGTGCCCCAGATCGGCGGCATGTACGAAGGCGACGCGTCGCGCAAGCGCACCCTCGTCGAGCACGGGTTCCGGTTGCCCAGCGCACTCGACAACCGGCCGCTGACCTGGGAGGAGTTCACCGACCGCATCGGGCAGACGGTGTACCTGTCGGCCACGCCGGGCCCGTATGAGCTGGGCCAGACCGGCGGCGAGTTCGTCGAGCAGGTCATCCGGCCGACCGGTCTGGTCGACCCGGAGGTCGTCGTCAAGCCGACCGAGGGCCAGATCGACGACCTGGTGCACGAGATCCGGGTGCGCGCCGAGCGGGACGAACGGGTCTTGGTCACCACGCTGACCAAGAAGATGGCCGAGGACCTCACCGACTACCTGCTGGAGCTGGGCATCCGGGTGCGGTACCTGCATTCCGAGGTGGACACGCTGCGGCGGGTCGAGCTGCTGCGGCAGCTGCGCTCGGGTGATTTCGACGTGCTGATCGGCATCAACCTGCTGCGGGAGGGCCTGGACCTGCCCGAGGTGTCGCTGGTGGCGATCCTCGACGCGGACAAGGAGGGCTTCCTGCGCAGCGGCACCTCGCTGATCCAGACGATCGGCCGGGCTGCGCGAAACGTCTCCGGTGAGGTCCACATGTACGCGGACAAGATCACCGACTCGATGCGGTACGCGATCGACGAGACCAACCGCCGCCGCGAGAAGCAGATCGCCTACAACGAGGAGCGTGGCCTCGACCCGCAGCCGCTGCGGAAGAAGATCGCCGACATCCTCGACCGCGTCTACACCGAGGCCGAGGACTCCGAGCAGGCGGTGCAGGTCGGCGGTTCGGGCCGCAACGCCTCGCGGGGCAAGAAACCCGAGCAGGGTGGCCGCAGCTCGGGGGTGCTGGTGGACCGCGACGTGGCCGGCATGCCGCGCGCGGAACTGGCCGACCTGATCCAGCAGATGACCGACCAGATGATGCAGGCCGCGCGCGACCTGCAGTTCGAGCTGGCCGCCCGCCTCCGCGACGAGATCG
- a CDS encoding PucR family transcriptional regulator, whose translation MADEADAIEAVARVAALLAERATELTEKVVQVYARELPNLVNDDESVVSLLSASVYQNVDTALRIFQHGIDPRRVEAPAAATEYARRLAQRGTPVVDLIRAYYLGQTALLEYALPEAVRLERDPAVVGGMMSHALTEAFAFIDRVTQQAVSAYQEERDRWLVNRSAVRAARVRTLIEGGATDTSETSLGYRLRGTHLAMIVWQAPLPPAGHVLSALESVATELAGGLPSAGAPLFVPNDEMCAWVWFPLERAAMPDEERVRKVLDKADPGVRFVLGDPGAGLDGFRRSHRQAQRVYNLAFAAGEHCDRFLTFRDVGAIALMASDIAAARGWVADTLNQLATDDEHHARLRETLRVFLSTGGSYTAAATQLTMHKNSVQYRVRKAEEMLGRPVAENRLDVELALRLCHRLGAAVLTAP comes from the coding sequence GTGGCGGACGAGGCAGACGCGATCGAGGCAGTGGCGCGCGTGGCCGCGTTGCTCGCCGAACGGGCCACCGAGCTCACCGAGAAGGTCGTGCAGGTGTACGCGCGTGAGCTCCCGAACCTGGTCAACGACGACGAGAGCGTGGTCAGCCTGTTGTCGGCGAGCGTCTACCAGAACGTCGACACCGCGCTGCGGATCTTCCAGCACGGCATCGATCCGCGCCGCGTGGAGGCGCCCGCCGCCGCGACGGAGTACGCGCGCCGGCTCGCCCAGCGCGGCACCCCGGTCGTCGACCTGATCCGCGCCTACTACCTGGGCCAGACCGCGCTGCTGGAGTACGCCCTGCCCGAGGCGGTGCGGTTGGAGCGCGACCCCGCCGTGGTGGGCGGGATGATGAGCCACGCGCTGACCGAGGCGTTCGCGTTCATCGACCGGGTCACGCAGCAGGCGGTGTCCGCCTACCAGGAGGAGCGCGACCGCTGGCTGGTCAACCGGAGCGCAGTGCGCGCCGCGCGGGTGCGGACGCTGATCGAGGGCGGCGCCACCGACACCAGCGAGACCAGCCTCGGTTACCGCCTGCGCGGCACCCACCTGGCGATGATCGTGTGGCAGGCGCCCCTCCCGCCGGCCGGGCACGTGCTCAGCGCGCTGGAGTCGGTCGCGACCGAGCTGGCCGGCGGGCTGCCCAGCGCCGGAGCGCCGCTGTTCGTGCCGAACGACGAGATGTGCGCGTGGGTCTGGTTCCCCCTGGAGCGGGCCGCGATGCCGGACGAGGAGCGGGTCCGGAAGGTGCTCGACAAGGCCGACCCGGGCGTCCGGTTCGTGCTCGGCGACCCCGGTGCGGGCCTGGACGGGTTCCGCCGCAGCCACCGGCAGGCCCAGCGCGTCTACAACCTGGCTTTCGCCGCGGGGGAGCACTGCGACCGGTTCCTGACCTTCCGCGACGTGGGCGCCATCGCCCTGATGGCCAGTGACATCGCGGCCGCGCGGGGCTGGGTGGCCGACACGCTCAACCAGCTCGCCACCGACGACGAGCACCACGCCCGGCTGCGCGAGACGCTGCGCGTGTTCCTGTCCACCGGCGGCAGCTACACCGCGGCGGCCACCCAGCTGACGATGCACAAGAACTCGGTGCAGTACCGGGTGCGCAAGGCGGAGGAGATGCTGGGCCGCCCGGTCGCCGAGAACCGCCTCGACGTGGAACTGGCGCTGCGGCTGTGCCACCGGCTCGGCGCGGCCGTGCTGACGGCACCGTAG
- a CDS encoding DUF402 domain-containing protein — MTAHAGTIHSPKIETFDVANRTNTDPKGIARAVEEYRVEPFGLYLARRTPGRAQFHYLESWLLPGLGLRVTDYWFRPGHERDQDFYLDVVSVERDGATWRTTDWYLDLVVREGERVDVLDTDELLAATGAGLLTPREAERALAITYGTVDGLAAHEYRVDRWLATCGIHLTWRRR; from the coding sequence ATGACCGCGCACGCCGGGACGATCCACTCCCCCAAGATCGAGACCTTCGACGTCGCGAACCGGACGAACACCGACCCCAAGGGCATCGCCCGCGCCGTCGAGGAGTACCGGGTCGAACCCTTCGGGCTCTACCTCGCCCGCCGCACGCCGGGCCGCGCCCAGTTCCACTACCTGGAGTCCTGGCTGCTGCCCGGGCTCGGGTTGCGCGTGACCGACTACTGGTTCCGCCCCGGGCACGAACGTGATCAGGACTTCTACCTCGACGTGGTCTCGGTGGAGCGCGACGGCGCCACCTGGCGCACCACCGACTGGTACCTCGATCTCGTGGTGCGCGAGGGCGAGCGGGTCGACGTGCTCGACACCGACGAACTCCTCGCCGCCACCGGCGCCGGGCTGCTCACCCCGCGCGAGGCCGAACGCGCGCTGGCGATCACCTACGGCACCGTCGACGGCCTCGCCGCCCACGAGTACCGGGTGGACCGCTGGCTCGCCACCTGCGGCATCCACCTGACCTGGCGGCGGCGCTGA
- the coaE gene encoding dephospho-CoA kinase produces MLRVGLSGGIGAGKSTVAARLVEHGAVHIDADVIAREVVEPGTEGLAKVVEAFGADVLAADGGLNRPALAAKAFADEDSRRRLNGILHPLIGARTAERMAAVPPDGIVLHDVPLLVEGGYAPNYHLVVIVDAPVETRVRRLVEQRGMPEEDARARIRAQAADEQRRAVADVWLDNSGPAGAVLPEVDRLWTERLVPFEENVRLRRPRPPRAPELVPYDRTWPAQAARALARLRLLTAGRALRVDHIGSTSVPGLPAKDVLDLQVTVSTLEQADEFADVLSEAGFLRAEGEWWDDPQGGGGPWPKRFHYGADPGRPVNVHVRSTGTPAWRLALLFAAWLRANPAERDAYAEVKAKLAQAHAQDGSVDGYAEEKQGWVNAAFTRAEEWAERTGWSA; encoded by the coding sequence ATGCTGCGGGTGGGACTGTCCGGAGGAATCGGCGCGGGGAAGTCGACCGTCGCGGCGCGGCTCGTGGAGCACGGCGCGGTGCACATCGACGCCGACGTGATCGCGCGCGAGGTGGTGGAACCGGGCACCGAGGGACTCGCGAAGGTCGTCGAGGCGTTCGGGGCGGACGTCCTGGCCGCGGACGGCGGGCTGAACCGCCCCGCGCTCGCGGCGAAGGCGTTCGCGGACGAGGACTCCCGCCGTCGGCTCAACGGCATCCTGCACCCGCTGATCGGCGCCCGCACCGCGGAACGGATGGCCGCGGTGCCGCCGGACGGGATCGTGCTGCACGACGTGCCGTTGCTGGTCGAGGGCGGGTACGCGCCGAACTACCACCTCGTGGTGATCGTGGACGCGCCGGTGGAGACCCGGGTGCGGCGGCTGGTCGAACAGCGGGGGATGCCGGAGGAGGACGCCCGCGCCCGCATCCGCGCGCAGGCCGCTGACGAGCAGCGCCGGGCGGTCGCCGACGTGTGGCTGGACAACTCCGGCCCGGCCGGAGCGGTGCTGCCCGAGGTGGACCGGTTGTGGACCGAGCGGCTGGTGCCGTTCGAGGAGAACGTGCGCCTGCGCCGGCCCCGCCCGCCGCGGGCGCCCGAGCTGGTGCCCTACGACCGGACGTGGCCCGCTCAGGCCGCCCGTGCGCTCGCCCGGCTGCGGCTGCTGACCGCCGGCCGCGCGCTGCGCGTGGACCACATCGGCTCGACATCGGTGCCCGGGCTGCCCGCGAAGGACGTCCTCGACCTCCAGGTGACCGTGTCGACGCTGGAGCAGGCGGACGAGTTCGCCGACGTGCTGTCCGAGGCCGGTTTCCTCCGCGCCGAGGGGGAGTGGTGGGACGACCCCCAGGGCGGCGGCGGGCCGTGGCCGAAGCGGTTCCACTACGGCGCCGACCCGGGCCGGCCGGTCAACGTCCACGTGCGCAGCACCGGGACCCCGGCCTGGCGGCTGGCACTGCTGTTCGCCGCGTGGCTGCGGGCGAACCCGGCCGAGCGCGACGCCTACGCCGAGGTGAAGGCCAAGCTGGCGCAGGCCCACGCGCAGGACGGCTCGGTGGACGGCTACGCCGAGGAGAAGCAGGGCTGGGTCAACGCCGCCTTCACGCGCGCCGAGGAGTGGGCGGAGCGCACCGGCTGGTCGGCCTGA
- a CDS encoding LCP family protein: protein MSSLLVLAGTGYAWTQLSRLDSGLATANVIAPSARVPAGPRLSVDQNILLVGLDSRTDAQGDPLPQSLLDQLHAGDASDGGDTTDTMMVVHVPAGGGSATAISIPRDSYVQLAGGYGKHKINSAYTYGKQAALNTLRAQGVSGAELEREADAAGARTTIETVEEFTGLAINHYAAINLAGFYALSNAVGGVPVCLKEPVHDTYSGADFPAGKQTLSGAQALAFVRQRHGLPSGDLDRIARQQAFLSGMAQVVLGGGTFTDPSRLSALVDAVRQSVVLDQGWDVLTFAEQLHNLSAGAITFATIPVQSLSLSTPDDGDAVKVDPGQVRDFIAALLGGTGPGTAGTSTTPTTAARQAADAAPAPAGTPAATVPPTSSTDLSGCVN, encoded by the coding sequence TTGTCGTCACTGCTCGTGCTCGCGGGCACCGGGTACGCCTGGACCCAGCTGTCCCGGCTGGACAGCGGCCTGGCGACCGCCAACGTCATCGCGCCCTCGGCCCGGGTGCCGGCCGGGCCGAGGCTGTCGGTGGACCAGAACATCCTGCTCGTCGGCCTCGATTCCCGTACCGACGCGCAGGGCGACCCGCTGCCGCAGAGCCTGCTCGACCAGCTGCACGCCGGCGACGCGAGCGACGGCGGGGACACCACCGACACGATGATGGTCGTGCACGTCCCGGCAGGTGGCGGCTCGGCCACCGCGATCAGCATCCCGCGCGACTCCTACGTGCAGCTCGCCGGCGGATACGGCAAGCACAAGATCAACTCCGCGTACACCTACGGCAAGCAGGCCGCGCTGAACACCCTGCGTGCACAAGGGGTGAGCGGGGCGGAACTGGAACGCGAGGCGGACGCGGCGGGCGCGCGCACCACGATCGAGACGGTCGAAGAGTTCACCGGGCTCGCCATCAACCACTACGCCGCGATCAACCTGGCCGGGTTCTACGCCCTGAGCAACGCCGTCGGCGGCGTGCCCGTCTGTTTGAAGGAGCCGGTGCACGACACCTACTCCGGCGCCGACTTCCCGGCGGGCAAGCAGACGCTGTCCGGTGCGCAGGCGCTGGCGTTCGTGCGGCAGCGGCACGGGTTGCCCAGCGGTGACCTCGACCGCATCGCCCGTCAGCAGGCGTTCCTGTCCGGGATGGCGCAGGTGGTGCTGGGCGGCGGTACCTTCACCGACCCCTCGCGGCTGTCCGCGCTCGTCGATGCGGTGCGCCAGTCCGTGGTCCTCGACCAGGGCTGGGACGTGCTGACCTTCGCCGAGCAGCTGCACAACCTGTCCGCGGGCGCCATCACGTTCGCCACGATCCCGGTGCAGAGCCTGAGCCTGTCCACGCCCGACGACGGCGACGCGGTGAAGGTCGACCCCGGGCAGGTGCGCGACTTCATCGCCGCCCTGCTGGGCGGCACCGGGCCGGGGACCGCCGGCACCTCCACGACGCCCACGACCGCCGCCAGGCAGGCCGCGGACGCCGCTCCCGCCCCGGCCGGCACCCCGGCCGCCACGGTCCCGCCCACCTCCAGCACCGACCTGTCGGGCTGCGTGAACTAG
- a CDS encoding ATP-binding protein yields the protein MPDVSRGAGNLPSELTSFVGRRRELAETRRLLASARLVTLTGAGGVGKTRLALRAAADVRRAFPDGVWFVPLAELRDPALLAYTIATTLGLTDEAGAQVAGLAEFLEDQRVLLVLDNCEHVLDACAVLVAKLLSATSSVRVLATSRQLLRADGEQVLVVPPLPVPSAGEPAVEAVTLFAERAAAVVPGFTVDSSNRDTVIRICRRLDGIPLALELAAVRLRVLSLDQLLQRLDDRFRLLTGGSRTAPDRQQTLEAAIAWSFDLCTGAEQAVWEAVSVFAGGFDLEAAEAVCAAAGIGADEVLDLVAGMVDKSILSRLDGTFGRSARYGMLETVREFGYVKLVASGREEAVRGAQVDYVVRLTQRYRDENFGPHQLEWVERLRREQPNVRVALEHCMAGGPEGACRAAEITGPLWDYWFAGGYVREGYRWLRASLSRDAGCDRLVHARAVQGAAFAAIQIGDEEPARAMLAELRELAEALDDDGLRAGWAQCAGAGTFYLGDLAGGRQLLEQALAGFRRTGDLAQVCNTLILLAAVLFYLDEPEGLPVAEEALALCETHQADWSKAYALWAVAIHTWRHGDHRRASALLREAIAMRLTDRTQLALNLSALAWCAGAAGEHERAAGLLGAASAIWRLSGAAVSETRPHQQFEQECEARAREALGDDAYRAAFAGTSGGGVAEAIAYALAEKPGGPRPARRARESSPGGLTPREREIAELVADGLSNKQIATRLVIAQRTAETHVENILTKLGFTSRAQIAAWLTEQRAGGDGR from the coding sequence ATGCCCGACGTCTCGCGCGGCGCAGGCAACCTTCCCAGCGAGCTCACCAGTTTCGTGGGGCGGCGCCGCGAGCTCGCCGAAACCCGCCGCCTCCTGGCTTCCGCCCGGCTGGTGACGCTCACGGGTGCGGGCGGCGTCGGGAAGACCCGGCTGGCGCTGCGCGCGGCCGCCGACGTGCGCCGGGCGTTCCCCGACGGCGTGTGGTTCGTGCCGCTGGCCGAACTGCGCGACCCCGCGCTGCTGGCTTACACCATCGCCACCACGCTCGGCCTGACCGACGAGGCCGGGGCGCAGGTGGCCGGGCTCGCGGAGTTCCTCGAGGACCAGCGGGTGCTGCTGGTCCTGGACAACTGCGAGCACGTGCTGGACGCGTGCGCGGTGCTGGTCGCGAAGCTGCTGTCGGCCACCTCGTCGGTGCGGGTGCTGGCGACCAGCCGGCAGCTGCTGCGCGCCGACGGCGAGCAGGTGCTCGTGGTGCCGCCGCTGCCGGTACCCTCCGCGGGCGAGCCGGCGGTCGAGGCGGTGACGCTGTTCGCCGAACGCGCCGCCGCCGTGGTGCCCGGATTCACCGTGGATTCGTCCAATCGCGACACCGTTATCCGGATCTGCCGCCGCCTGGACGGCATCCCGCTCGCGCTCGAACTCGCCGCCGTGCGGTTGCGCGTGCTCTCGCTCGACCAGTTGCTCCAGCGGCTGGACGACCGTTTCCGGTTGCTCACCGGCGGTAGCCGCACCGCGCCGGACCGGCAGCAGACGCTGGAGGCGGCCATCGCGTGGAGCTTCGACCTGTGCACCGGCGCGGAGCAGGCGGTGTGGGAGGCGGTGTCGGTGTTCGCGGGCGGGTTCGACCTGGAAGCGGCCGAGGCCGTGTGCGCCGCGGCCGGGATCGGCGCCGACGAGGTGCTCGACCTGGTCGCCGGCATGGTGGACAAGTCCATCCTGTCCCGCCTCGACGGCACCTTCGGGCGCTCGGCGCGGTACGGGATGCTGGAGACCGTCCGCGAGTTCGGGTACGTCAAGCTGGTCGCGTCCGGCCGGGAGGAGGCGGTGCGCGGCGCTCAGGTGGACTACGTCGTGCGGCTGACGCAGCGCTACCGCGACGAGAACTTCGGCCCGCACCAGCTGGAGTGGGTGGAGCGGCTGCGGCGCGAGCAGCCCAACGTGCGTGTGGCGCTGGAGCACTGCATGGCCGGCGGACCGGAGGGTGCCTGCCGCGCTGCGGAGATCACCGGGCCGCTGTGGGACTACTGGTTCGCGGGCGGGTACGTGCGCGAGGGCTACCGGTGGCTGCGGGCGTCGCTCTCGCGCGACGCCGGCTGCGACCGCCTCGTGCACGCCCGGGCGGTGCAGGGCGCGGCGTTCGCGGCGATCCAGATCGGCGACGAGGAGCCGGCCCGCGCAATGCTGGCGGAGCTGCGCGAGCTGGCCGAAGCCCTGGATGACGACGGCCTGCGCGCCGGGTGGGCCCAGTGCGCCGGGGCGGGCACCTTCTACCTCGGCGACCTGGCGGGCGGGCGGCAGCTGCTGGAGCAGGCGCTGGCCGGGTTCCGGCGCACCGGCGACCTGGCCCAGGTGTGCAACACCCTGATCCTGCTGGCCGCGGTGCTGTTCTACCTGGACGAGCCCGAGGGGCTGCCGGTGGCCGAGGAGGCCCTGGCGCTGTGCGAAACGCACCAGGCCGACTGGTCCAAGGCCTACGCGTTGTGGGCGGTGGCCATCCACACCTGGCGGCACGGCGACCACCGCCGGGCGTCGGCGCTGCTGCGCGAGGCCATCGCGATGCGGCTCACGGACCGCACCCAGCTGGCGTTGAACCTCAGCGCGCTCGCGTGGTGTGCCGGCGCCGCGGGCGAGCACGAGCGGGCCGCCGGCCTGCTCGGCGCGGCGTCCGCGATCTGGCGGCTCAGCGGCGCCGCGGTGTCCGAAACGCGGCCGCACCAGCAGTTCGAGCAGGAGTGCGAGGCGCGCGCCCGGGAGGCGCTGGGCGACGACGCCTACCGCGCCGCGTTCGCCGGCACCAGCGGTGGCGGCGTGGCCGAGGCGATCGCCTACGCCCTGGCGGAGAAGCCGGGCGGCCCCCGGCCGGCGCGGCGGGCGCGGGAGAGCAGCCCCGGCGGTCTGACCCCGCGGGAACGCGAGATCGCCGAGCTGGTCGCCGACGGGCTGAGCAACAAGCAGATCGCCACCCGCCTGGTCATCGCGCAGCGCACCGCCGAGACCCACGTGGAGAACATCCTCACCAAGCTCGGCTTCACCTCGCGTGCCCAGATCGCGGCCTGGCTCACCGAGCAGCGCGCCGGCGGGGACGGTCGGTAG
- a CDS encoding alpha/beta fold hydrolase: MRAVKAVELGVVAGLALTRTAVRAVTGAPGRPGPAVPADPGRGETRTVIADDGVALHAEIRGAADAPVTVVLCHGYALSSASWCFQAPELARHARVVTWDQRGHGRSQRGPAAHATVDQLGRDLRAVLEQITPDGPVVLAGHSMGGMTIMAFAEQYPDLFGSRVVAAALLATSAEPVLGDLGLPRPGMRVLHRLAPWALAALHRTGSPVGALRELTGALVARHAFASDVPPQVADFLTGLIEATPLDVLADFFPQFRVHDKVAALAALHRADCLVVAGAEDAVTPPAHSEAIAGAVPGAELVVLPAAGHAFPLEYPDQVNDLLVALLRRHIRSRPAGPGPAPA; encoded by the coding sequence GTGCGCGCGGTGAAGGCGGTGGAGCTGGGTGTGGTGGCCGGGCTCGCGCTGACCCGGACCGCCGTGCGTGCCGTGACCGGCGCCCCGGGCCGCCCCGGGCCGGCTGTCCCGGCCGATCCGGGCCGCGGCGAGACCCGCACGGTGATCGCCGACGACGGCGTTGCCTTGCACGCCGAGATCCGGGGCGCGGCGGACGCGCCGGTCACCGTGGTGCTGTGCCACGGCTACGCGCTGTCGTCGGCGAGCTGGTGCTTCCAGGCTCCCGAGCTGGCCCGCCACGCCCGCGTCGTGACGTGGGACCAGCGCGGGCACGGCCGCTCCCAGCGCGGGCCGGCCGCGCACGCCACGGTGGACCAGCTGGGCCGCGACCTGCGGGCGGTGCTCGAGCAGATCACGCCGGACGGGCCGGTCGTGCTCGCCGGGCACTCGATGGGCGGCATGACGATCATGGCGTTCGCCGAGCAGTACCCGGACCTGTTCGGCTCGCGTGTCGTGGCCGCGGCCCTGCTCGCCACGAGCGCCGAGCCGGTGCTGGGCGACCTCGGACTGCCCCGCCCGGGGATGCGGGTGCTGCACCGGCTCGCCCCGTGGGCGCTGGCGGCGCTGCACCGCACCGGTTCGCCGGTGGGTGCCCTGCGCGAGCTGACCGGCGCGCTGGTGGCCCGGCACGCGTTCGCCTCGGACGTGCCGCCGCAGGTGGCCGATTTCCTCACCGGGCTGATCGAAGCCACGCCGCTGGACGTGCTGGCCGACTTCTTCCCGCAGTTCCGCGTGCACGACAAGGTCGCCGCTCTCGCCGCACTCCACCGCGCCGACTGCCTCGTCGTGGCCGGCGCCGAGGATGCCGTCACGCCGCCCGCGCACAGCGAGGCCATCGCCGGCGCGGTGCCCGGTGCCGAACTCGTGGTCCTGCCCGCCGCCGGGCACGCCTTCCCGCTGGAGTACCCCGATCAGGTCAACGACCTGCTCGTCGCGCTGCTGCGGCGCCACATCCGGTCGCGCCCGGCCGGACCGGGCCCGGCACCGGCATAG
- a CDS encoding SMP-30/gluconolactonase/LRE family protein — protein MTSTVDQVTAPVAEHGEGPVWAPEWPGVRWVDMLAGDVLELDGGEVRRHHVGSVAAALRPGVAGGVVVAVERGFALADATLADVRPLGELWSDPGIRMNDGGCDPDGRFYCGSMAYDETPGAAALYRLDPDGAITTVLTGVTISNGLAWSPDGGTAYYVDTATGRIDAFDYTAAAGLTHRRPVVTIPADVGSPDGLTVDAEGNLWVALWGGGAVHCYAPGGAQLARVALPVTQVSACTFGGDDLSELYITTSRQGVEVGTQPEAGALFRVRPGVRGMPPHRYSGC, from the coding sequence ATGACGTCCACTGTGGACCAGGTGACCGCACCGGTGGCCGAGCACGGCGAAGGGCCGGTGTGGGCGCCGGAGTGGCCCGGCGTGCGCTGGGTGGACATGCTTGCCGGGGACGTGCTGGAACTGGACGGCGGCGAGGTCCGCCGACACCACGTCGGGTCGGTCGCCGCGGCGCTGCGCCCGGGTGTGGCCGGCGGCGTGGTCGTGGCGGTGGAACGCGGCTTCGCGCTCGCCGACGCGACGCTCGCGGACGTGCGGCCGCTGGGGGAGCTGTGGAGCGACCCCGGGATCCGCATGAACGACGGCGGATGCGATCCGGACGGGCGGTTCTACTGCGGTTCGATGGCCTACGACGAGACCCCGGGTGCCGCCGCCCTGTACCGGCTCGACCCGGACGGCGCGATCACCACCGTCCTCACCGGTGTGACCATCTCCAACGGCCTGGCCTGGAGCCCGGACGGCGGCACGGCGTACTACGTGGACACGGCGACCGGCCGCATCGACGCCTTCGACTACACGGCCGCGGCCGGGCTGACGCACCGCCGTCCGGTGGTCACCATCCCCGCCGACGTGGGCTCGCCGGACGGCCTGACCGTCGACGCCGAGGGCAACCTGTGGGTCGCGCTCTGGGGCGGCGGCGCAGTGCACTGCTACGCGCCCGGCGGCGCGCAGCTCGCCCGGGTCGCACTCCCGGTCACCCAGGTCTCCGCGTGCACCTTCGGTGGCGACGACCTGTCCGAGCTGTACATCACGACGTCGCGCCAGGGCGTCGAAGTGGGCACGCAGCCGGAGGCCGGTGCCCTGTTCCGGGTGCGGCCGGGGGTGCGCGGGATGCCCCCGCACCGCTACTCCGGCTGCTGA
- a CDS encoding nuclear transport factor 2 family protein yields the protein MDSSWARKFTEDWVTAWNAHDLESLLAHFTDDVVFTSPVAAQLVGTAVIRGKDALRAYWSEGLRRIPDLRFEVVGVYSGVDTLVINYRNQKGGLVSEVLRFDGPLVREGHGTYLGEDSNPAGATS from the coding sequence GTGGATTCGAGCTGGGCGCGGAAGTTCACCGAGGACTGGGTCACCGCGTGGAACGCGCACGACCTGGAGTCCCTGCTGGCGCACTTCACCGACGACGTGGTGTTCACCTCGCCGGTCGCGGCACAGCTCGTGGGTACCGCGGTGATCCGCGGCAAGGACGCGTTGCGCGCGTACTGGAGCGAGGGCCTGCGCCGGATCCCGGACCTGCGCTTCGAGGTCGTCGGCGTCTACTCCGGGGTGGACACGCTGGTCATCAACTACCGCAACCAGAAGGGCGGTCTGGTCAGCGAGGTGCTGCGGTTCGACGGCCCACTGGTGCGCGAGGGCCACGGCACCTACCTCGGGGAGGACTCCAACCCGGCCGGCGCGACGTCCTGA